The DNA sequence GTAGTGGTTAGAGTGCTTGAGCGACTTTTCCAGCGGCCTCCCGCGACCCCAAGCTCCGGCGCGCAATGTCCCGCCTGCTGCGCGCACAAGACTGGGCAGAAGGGAAGGACTTGGGGGACCCGCATCGCCACCCGCAGCCGCACGTCCACTCTCAGCTCCAGCAGCAGCAGCCTCCTGCCACCTTGCAGGACAGGGACCCGCCTGTCGTGTACCCTGCAGAGCTGTCCCTCCTGGACAGCACCGACCCACGCGCCTGGCTGGCTCCGACTTTGCAGGGCCTGTGCGCGGCACGCGCCACCCAGTACCTGCTGCGCTCCTCGGAGCTGAGCGCGTCCGCAGGTCCAGCCGCCCGGGAGGAGGAGGTGGACAGCGGCGGGgagctggtgctcaggggcagCAACGGCAGCAGCAAAAGCCCCGCGCCCCTAAAAGTGCGGGAGCAGCTGTGCAAGCTCAAAGGCGGGCTGGTGGCGGAGGACCTGGGTTGCCATCGCCAGCGCGCCCCTTCCAGCAAACAGGTGAACGGGGTGCAGAAGCAGAGGCGGCTGGCGGCCAACGCCAGGGAGCGGCGAAGGATGCACGGCCTGAACCACGCCTTCGACCAGCTGCGCAACGTGATCCCGTCCTTCAACAACGACAAGAAGCTCTCCAAGTACGAGACGCTGCAGATGGCGCAGATCTACATCAACGCGCTGTCCGAGCTGCTGCAGACGCCGGCGGCCGGGGAGGCGTCCACGCCGCCGCAGCCTGCCGCTTGCAAGACTGACCACCACCACCTCCGCGCCGCTGTCCACTACGACTATGATTCCGGCTCCAGCACAACAGCCGCAGCCGCCTCCTCCGGGGCCCTGTCCACCCCGGGACCCGCGCAGAGGCCAGCGCCTCCCGGGAGCTGCCGGACTCGGTTTCCCGGCCCGGCCTCGGCGGGAGGCGGCTATCCAGTGCCGCTGGACGCGCTGCACTTCTCCACCTTCGAGGGCAGCGCCCTGGCGGCACCGAGCAACCTGTCGCCCTCGCTGCCCGCTGGCCTCTTGCCCCCCGGGCAGGAGGAAAGTAGCAAAACGTCGCCTCGGTCCCACAGAAGCGACGGCGAGTTTTCCCCACGCTCCCATTATAGTGACTCGGATGAGGCCAGCTAGGAAGGTGGACAGGCACCCTAAAACTGAGCCCCAGTGCGTTTCGGGGTTGCCGGCAGGCCCCCTTCTTGACTTTTTTGCTCCACGCCCAgtcgttttgtttttttcagcagTGACTTGGCCTCCTTGGCAGCTACAGTAGAGGTTTGCAAAAATGCGCGCCTATTCCTTCTTTCCCAGTCCAGTCCATGTTGCTTGAAGAAAACCTGCTGTCCAAACCGCGCTCCCTCCCCTATAGCTAAATGATGCCCTTTCCTCTGTTCCTTCTCTATGGCATCCTTATCCTAGTCCCCTGCTGCCAACATGCTGCTAATATGTCGCATCTTTCTCCGTGGCTGGTTTGTGTTTAATTTATTCTATGCCCTGAGCATCCTTTCCCGGTGTGTCGCGTCCACCGAGCTGTTTCCAAAAAACGCATTTGGAAAGGCAAAGTTTTATTTCCCAAGTGAAATGCCCTCTTAACGTGGGATTGgcaggaaaaaggaaaatcaaaccaaaaacatAACGACCAAGAGGGTTGGAAAAACGTGAAGACACTCAGATTGCATGTCCGATCCCTAGAACCTTGGCCCGGTTTTTAGGAAAATTTGTACACGCACTTTATCCGCCACTGGAGCCTCAGCTCCGTTCCAGGACAAAGTTAACTGCCAATTGTAGACCAGCCtcgttttgattttttaaaactgtgTTTATGGGGGCGGGGGGGGCTTACAATAATTCTTagttattttcaaatgtttgtttaaaaattaaaaaaaaattctgtagtgTCAAAAGCATTTTGTCAATTTTTACTTTGCGTTGGTAACATTAGAAAACTTATTTATTATTGAGTGTTTGCTACCATTTTTACTTGATTCATTTTTTTACGTTTTCTACATgagatcattattttattttaatttagcaaATTCAACCGCCATTGTTTTATGTtgcaaaggataaaaataaatatgaaagttactattctttgtatttattttgttttctctacgcattgaaaagcatttttcttaatgactgaagaaaggaatgaagccTATTACATGCAGATTTCTGCCATctcttttagaagaaaaatgttgttGTCATTCTTTCTAGTCTTAACTAGAAACTCCACATAAAAGAGCACTCGAGTCCTAAAATTCTTCCAACTGTGCAAGAGTTTTATCTTGGGGTAGCTTGGAAAGGGGAGAGAGGCATGTTCTCCCAGGGGCCAAGAGTAAGAAATTCAAAGACAAAGTTTATGCGAAGTCAAATACTTACACATCATTAAAaatcatctctctgtctctatctgtctctgtctgtctgtctgtctatctgtctgtctgtctgtctgtctgtctctctctctctctctctctctctctctctctctctctctctctctctctctccctctctctctccctctctctctccctctttctctcaccAAACCCAACTTCACTCTTCTCCTTTCAGGTTTTATTTACTCTCTTCTCCCTCTTGTCTTTGGTGTGTGTggcttgtgtgtgtttgtacatacagcacacacatacacttgcACTTGTATATGTGGTCAGTTAAGGTGCAAAAGAGACTCCACAAAGAAAAACGTGGAAAAGTACAATAGTTTATTGACTCAAAAATTAGGTCTGCAGATGTCCTAGAAATTGTTGACCTAAATTCATtactttccccccaaaataacaattcTACTTCTTAcagaatatatgtgtgtatttaaagTGTGGTTTTTATGTCGTCCTTAGTTCACTGTAATAAAGCCTTTAACAATGTTTTAGAGCTTGTTGTAGGCAGATGCTGATAGGTGTGCTCACTGTCATCTCCAAGTTCTTAGTAAGGAAAAAACCTGTTTCAGTTATTAAGAgcatagaattattttcttttcttgagtttaatttcttcttttttatatgtaaaatcttTATCTAAGCATCATGATTAGAAGCAgggttgtagttggatttcagtcatagacagaacaccccccttcaccagtgcaatgttcccaccacccATGCCCCCTCCCTCCAAAAGGCTAATATAGGGACCGTGTGGAGATAAAATGAACATAATTTATAAGGTACTTGATTATCCAATATAAGAGGACTATAAGAATAAAGGttctgggcccggaaagatagcacagcggcgcttgccttgcaagcagccgatccaggaccaaaggtggttggttcgaatcccggtgtcccatatggtccctagtgcctgccaggagctatttctgagcagacagccgggaataacccctgagcaccaccgggtgtggcccaaaaaaaaaaaaagaaaaaaaaaaagaataaaggttcTGTTGGACCACCATCCACTAGATAAACATTGCTGAGTTTGAGTGGTTAATTTCAAGCTAGATCTTTTAGGTTTTGTATCTTCATTTGGGAAAATAAATGGTGAAAGCAAAAGGGTTGGTAGCAAGGATTAGAAAACTGTTTCCTTTGCTTCTATATACTCCTCTTCTCACAGCCCCTGGGAAAGCTAAGACTCAATGCCACCAAGTGAATTTGCAGGAAAATTAACTGATCCAGAAGCACATTTCTGGTCTGGTCATGAGAAGAGATGAGAAGAAAGTGAAGAGCTGCTTTTTTAACTCACTAGCTAGGTGTTCAGGTTTTCTGCTGAAGCTACAATAGCAGAAAGAAGTTGAGAGCCTTGGAAGAAATAAGCAGTGGATCAAAACACTTTCCAGGGGCAGAAACATGGCACCTGTTCCTTAGATAACCTTTGGCATCCCTGGAGCTTACACTGCTCGTGATAAACATCAGGAATTTTCAGGCTGTTGAATAAATTAAGCAATTGCTTCTAACATGATTCCAGTTTGCTCTCCCATTAGGCATGGGCATATGACATCTCTGCAGCAGGAGCACATTTGTATTGTAATAGCTAGTCAACTTTATGTGTTAGAGTACATACACAGAACGAGAGAGAGAAGAACCTAAAATCCTAGTACCTATTATGAATATGAGTGGAAAGACAGGGGAGCAAGAAAACTGGTTATTGCTCGTTTCTCATGGAAAGCCATATTTCATTTTCCAAAACCATCTTTGCTCCTATTTTGTCAATTAAAGACAAAAGGCTTCCAAGTTTATTGTCATGGACTCCTAGAAACTTTAGCACAGAAATTAAACTTGGGACctctttatctatttttataaatttctcatttataaatgCACTATCTCCAATGCACCCCAAAATAATCTCTCTAGAAAGTGTCAAATTCAGATCTTCACCTCACAAAGCCCAGTTAGTAAACTgatatgtctgtctgtcttgcactctctccttttctccctctccccccaatcACATACAACACAGACCCCCTTTACACTGTCCCCGAATTCCCACCCATTCCCTATTTTTCTATTGCTTGTTTTACAGGTAAGTgacaatgaaattatttttaagtacagtaataagaataataaatgtatGAATTGGCCAAAATACCAAGTTCATTTTTCTcagatgaaaaaaatcacaatattaGAGGATTTTATATCATGTTGATTGGAAAGCAAAGATGAGCTCTTTCAAAATTATCAgaacaaacacatacatacatacatacatacagctcGCTTTGTGGTAAATTAAGAGCTCCAAGTTCAAATGAGAACTTAagcacttttctttccttctgtttctctcttctatttttatgCTGGCATTTCTTGGAGATATACAATCACATTTCCATTTTTAAGGTTCTGGTGTGGAGTTTGCATAACAAATGTCTGGCAGCTCTCTTTCTTACACTCCATTAACAAGCTGTAACATATAGCTGCAGGTTGCTATAATCTCATTAATATTTTGGAAAGTTGAATATTGAGTATTTCTGAGTGCTCATTCCCCATATGCCAGACCACTCCTGCCATGCTGActggttcctttctctccattatTAGCAATTAGCTTCTACCTTCCAAACTCTGATCCAAGTATCCAAGATACTAGCAAAGGAATCAACTATGTGTGCAAGTTAAGCATGCTTAATatcacccaaacaaacaaaggggCAGCATTTCTTTAAGTAATGAAGATAGATAAATTGGGGTAGCCTTTCAGCAGGGCTGCTGCTAGCTAGTACTTGCTAAAGTTTTATATACTTTCAACATTTTTTCTATATCCTTTGTCTCGGCTTTCCATCACACCAACACTTATTTATAAACGATAAAGGGCTTCAGCACTGCTCACTtaagaaaacttattttatatcACAGAAAGTTAGAGAAAGATTCATTTTGGCCACTGACAAGATTTTTCATGTTGTCGATGGGACATTGCTCACTACAGGTCCAGCTTGATTGGCGGTGGAGAGAGGGATTGATTTCCTTAAGAAATGAACGCAGAGTCAATGCTTTCTTTAGGCCTTTCTATTGATTCTGGACAATTTCAACCTTAGAAACAAATTGGCAgtctttaatgaaaaaaaaaaaaagtcttccaatTGGTTGCCATCTCTGTTCCTTTGTGGGTTCAAGAAAGGTGAGGAGTGCTTGGCAGTTCCAAACTTGATAGTTAGATGTGGAAAGTCGGAGTAGTTCTCCAGGGCAGCCTAGATTGCTTCAAGGGCAATCTAGAAAAATCAGCAAGGACGCTGTTCACTTCTGGTCTTTTTCAAAAGATTTGGGAAGTGATGGGAAATCGTGGGGTAGGGGCAAGACGAGAGGGGGGGTCCCGGGGTACAAGGTCATAGGGGTGTCTCCTTCCCCCTACCCCTGAGCTCCTCTCCCGTCCACTGTCTTCAAGTGCCCACATCTAGGCCTTTCGGGGTCTCGGTCTCCGACGCGTCTCTGCGCGGGTCCAAGGCGGGAGAAGCGAGGAATGAATGAAGTTGGAGGGCTCGGGGGAGCAGAGGGAAGGGGAGTCTGAGTagccgggggtggggtgggggggctcgGGAAGGCGAGTGCTTCTTAATTAGGGCCGGCGGACAATAGCCGGGCTGGCAAAGGCTGCTGGCCGCGGTGCGGCGCGTCTGGAGGGAAGCACGCGCTGTCAGCTGGTGAGCGCGCTGGCCTTTCAGGCTGCTCCCGGGGGAGCCACATTGAGCCCCGACGTCGCCCTCTCGGCCTCCGCGCCCCTGCCTCCGCGCCGGCCACCGCCCCGCTCGGCCCCCCGCCGGCAGCGCTCGCACAAGGACCGGCCGAGCCGCCCTCCGCGCCCGCCGGGCCCCTCGCCTCCCCCGGCCGCGCCACGGGGGCCGCCACAGCCCGCTGAGCTCCGAGCAACCGGCCCCCCGACCCTCCAAGGGGAGGGGAGGCGAGGCGGCAGGCGGGGCGCACAGTGCCAAGGGGGGAGGACTCGGGGAGGGGACGGAGGCGCTGGCCCCTGTAGCCCAGTGGACGCAACGGCGGGCGCACCCGAGCTAGAGCGCAATGGCCAATTCTGGAGAGCGCATCCCGGCCCACGCGCGTCCTAGGTCCGGGCCACCTGCAACCCCCCAGGCCTAGCGCGCACTCGCTCCATCCCATTCCAAAAGGCCCTAGATTAGGGGTGCCCTTGCAGCGCTGGTGGAAAAGACCGTCGGAATGGGACGCCCCCCCACCCGCCTTGGATTGTGTTGGCTTCGGCTCCGGAATGAAAAGAAACTCCCATGTTCAGGTTAAAAAGCATTCCCAAGCCAAGATCTTTACGCTCCGCACTTTTTCATTCCTATTTCAGCCCTGGTTTCTCTACTCCAAAaacaagccaaacaaacaaacaaacaaatatatatatatatatatatatatatatatatatatatatatatatatatatatatatatatatatatatatatatatatatatatatatatatatatatatatatatatatatatggttttagtTTGGGGTGTTCATTTCTCTTCTAATCTTGAGAGAGCCAGCTCCTGCTACTTCTTCCTGGTTTCTCTACTCCAAAaacaagccaaacaaacaaacaaacaaaatatatatatatggttttagtTTGGGGTGTTCATTTCTCTTCTAATCTTGAGAGAGCCAGCTCCTGCTACTTCTTCCttgcaggaaaaaaagaaatttcttcctCTTActgatgaaatgcaaaaataaaaccagCCCATCTCCTGTCACTATTGCCCCAAAAGTACCACTAACAATTCTAAACACACGATTAAGAGATCTGATGAAAGCTGGTTACAAACGGATAGAATTCGGAAGGTTCCTACTCCCCGGGGCAGGAAGGGAGCGAACGTTTGAAAAAAGGAATAGACCTCTGTTTTTAACGCCTCAGAAAAGTGGAAAATAACAGGATCTGAAAACATGTCAGGAAGGGCCAAGTCTTCCTCCCCCTGCTTTAGGAAGTCCCTGCTTCCCAAAACAAGGGAGAAGTGTcaagtatttttgtttcctttttattatctTCTAGCCTGAAAGGGGCTGAGTAGATCAaggaagaatttagaatttgttcAGGACTCCACTAAGAATTTTATGTGAATGGGGCCAAGGTCTACACTGTGGAAAACACTGATGTAAATGACTTGGTGCTAGGTTTCTTCTATAGAATTACCTATGGAAATGAACACTATCAAATCATTCCCtttttaattaatcattttaattgtaTCACAGTGGGATACacacttacaaagttgtttatgattgagtttctctTAGTGTTCCAACGCCCTTTCTTTTGGACTTTCCAACAGTGCATCATTTTCTTAAAAGGAAAGCAGAAAACATACGTTCTTAGAAAACTTAAAATGACCTTGTTGCTTTAAGGCTTTAGAGACTGGGATAAGATGCTCCAGTCATAAGGTGTATCCACTCTAAAGCTAGAACATCTGGATTTGGAGTCATACTTATATCAATTTTGACCCTTAAGTCAAAACCTTAACTTGAATAATAGCTTTCCCAACTCCACAGAGAAATGGGAATAGGATACTGTTGTCATAAAACCCTGGTTTTAAAGTGTCTATCATATTTTGTAATAACTTATGaatgaaaattcaaaatattactTGATCTAGCTAAATGAGGATAGGTAGCTAAATGAGATtagttttttccttgtttttcttaGAGAGATTTCATCTTTTGTGGTTGGAAAtctgcatacatttttatttgcctgAACATCTGAAATATTATTCCTCCCAAAACTTTTATTTGGGGAACATTTATCTCTGCTTGCATCAGTGTATGTAGATATCACTTCATTTTGAAGGTTGTATTCTTTACCTATCACATGTCAGTAGACTCTATTTAAAGCACTTCCTCTATTTGTTGGTTAAGGCAATTTCTTTCATATTGAATTGGCTTAGATGCTTTCACACACATCCCCCAGCATGCCTTTGTCACCAAGTGTAGGGGATATTGAGggatattttaaaatgcaaaataagcACTACTcaaaatagtcagaatctggaaaccaacccaagtacctgagaacagatgagtggatgaagaaactgtggtgatctacacaatggaatattacggagctattatgaaaataaagtaatgaaatttgtgaGTACTTGgataaatatggagagtattatgttgaaagaaataagtcagagggggagcaatagacatagaataatctatgtctagaataatctcatttgtagtatatatttaaaaaatagtatgacatttattcccaaagacaatagagatgatggccagAAGTACCAGTCCATGGTAACAGGCTGTCACAAATATGGTGTTGGGGGTGCAATTAGACCAGAGAAGGGATATTATGAAAATGatagatggaaatgatcactctgaacaagaattggatgctgaaaggagataaagtgatatgcataattgTCCCttacaatattgcaaaacagAGTGTCTAAACGCAAAAATATGGGGggaaaggagccagagtgatagtacagtgatagagcatttgtgatcctagcatcacatatggtccccagaacctgccaggggtaatttctgagctcagagccagaagtaatccctgagtatctccagacgtggtccaaaatccaaaaataaaaaaaaggaagaaagaagaaatgaaagagagcgggattcagaagaaaaatgtttgctactaaggcaggcagggaagagggcaagggagagggtaggagggaatctgggaacattggtggtggaaaatgtgcactgatgaaagggtggtgtatattaTATGACAAAGtgaatcaggaacaactttgtaaatattcatctcatggtgattcactTAAAGAATGTGTTCGTAAAAATAAAGTGCAAAATATGAAGGTGAGAGCAAAGTTTGCAAGCAGCTGCTCAGGCCACATTTTACCTACTAGAGACCAACTATGTGTCTATTATCATGCCTAGGTAATTACCCAGATAACACTTCCCCCAATTTCTCCTTTTTCCTGCTTGCAAACCCTTAGCACTTTTTGTTCCAGCCCCTTTGTCAAAACTTCAGTGAAGACTACTTTTCTGACACATAAAGGGTATTCCATCACTATTTGACTCTACACTTGTTTCTAGAAAAGGGAGTGCAAAATGATAATCTGGATCTTTTCTATTTAGACTTACTCCAAATAACCCTCGAGTATGTTATTGACCAACGGGTTTCTTTTCCAACGTTTTATTGTGTGactcttccatttcctttttaaTGCATCCATACTGCTATCAACACAGGGCTGTAATCTACCCAGGCATTGGCTCTGTGTCTCTATAACTCTAGTGTGTTTGTCACCCTGCCTTCGCCAATTGGTTCAAGAAAGACACTTGACTTGCTCTTCAAGGATAGTAGGAAGGAAGAAGCCTGTGGCTTCTTAGCAGCAGAGAATAGTGATTTAGTAAGGCCCATTTGGGAGAATATGTGGCCTCCCTTtcctgaaattttatatatataggtcCTTCTTGCATTGCGTTGGGCAGGCTGAGGGAGACATGCACCAGATTAAGTGCCAGAGCCTCAACAACCATGCCAAATGCTTTGCCCACTGAACTACACCACCCCAGTATCCCAAGCATCCTTCTTGCAACTCTGCCCTTCCATGACTTCTGAACCTAACTTTATTCACCTGGGAGAGGAGCTTTCCCTTTGCCAAGGCCGAGCGAGCTCATTACCTCAGAGGTTCCATGGATTTATCCAGGATTTTATTGGACAGGCAGCCACCTCAACCTGCCTTGGGAAGCTCTTAGCCTAAGGTCCTCTTTAGGCCAGAGGGCTGAAGATCAGGGCCCTGGGTGGCAGGACTAGTTTCTTCACTTCTTCACCCACCTAgcacattcttcttcttcttcttcttcttcttcttcttcttcttcttcttcttcttcttcttcttcttcttcttcttcttcttcttcttcttcctcctcttcttcctcttcttctcctcctcctctcctcctcctcctcctcctcctcttcttcttcttcttcttcttcttcttcttcttcttcttcttcttcttcttcttcctcttcttctcctcctcctctcctcctcctcctcctcctcttcttcttcttcttcttcttcttcttcttcttcttcttcttcttcttcttctcctcctcctcctcctcctcctcctcctcctcctcctcctcctctttcctttccttattcGGTGTACAGCCTTTCgttttaaaaaaggggaaaaaaaaaaagcttagcagCTTCTTGTTCATTTTCTTGCTCATTTCCCGTAAGCCTCTCCACCCACCGGTCTGCTCAGTTTGTGACCCCCTTGGTCCTTTGGCTCATCCTCTCCTCCAATTCAGCCCTTGGTAGGTAGAGGCTTCAGGAGCACAGCCCCTCTTGGGTCCTGCCCGGGGACTTTGCTTCCTTATTTCCTGTACGACGGGGCCTTCCGAGCAGAGCTGCAGCCCTGATGGGCAACACCTTCCGAAGCAGCAGCGATTGCCCAAAGCCAGCAGAGGCCCTGCGAGTGCCCCTTCAGCTCTCAGCAGCCCCTGCAGGAGCCTACATGGCCTTGGCTTCCGCGGGCCGGCCTCGCGGGCTCGGGCAAAGGGACAAAAGGCTTGGTGTCTCCAAAAGCGCACAGTGGCTGAGCCACAGAGAGCTCCCAGTTTATGAGAATTCACCAtctattccctccctcccttccttcctctcccacaccttctttccttccctcctcctctctctttccctccctagTTCTctttcactccctcccttcctccctctatctctccccttccctcctccctctccccacatCTTTCACctgtttccctctttccctccctcccccaactcccctctcttcccttcaaGACCCACCCACAGGGACGTACAGAACCTTCACAGTACTCTTACTTAGCTAGTCTTCTCTCCAAAAATTTCCCCGCTGGTCTATAAACCTCAAGGCTTTTCAAGAAATCACTTTGCCAGGTTCTCAAATTGATCTGCTGTTTTAACACCATCGCCTCTTAGACTATAAAGCATTAGGACACAGTCTATCCCAAAACTCAAttctatttctgtttattttcatcCCCCTGCGTCCTAACACCAACCCCAGTTTTTTCAATCcctggaaaaaaataattcttcatcATCAGCTCCTGAACTGTGTTGGAATTCCTTTACCAAGATCAATGAATGACCCATTCTGAATCCATTCTTAAGTTGAGCAAGAGAATGGATTATTTCTTAGAGTACTGAATTTTCAAGTTATCTACTTTCAGTTCTGATAGTTTCACCATTTTGTGTTTGTGTTCCACAGATGGCAGACACTTTAAATTATCTACCCATAAATTgaaaagagaataagaaatatGTATTTGAAATAATACCTTCCATTGGTATTATTTCTTTCTATGAGAAAAATGTTGAGctcactgtattttttaaaattaaaatgtgattacCATAAACAAGAAATACTGGAGGATAAAAACCTCTCCTTTTAAACACTGCAAGAAAATGGAACTAATTTAGTTAAAAGGTATTAACTAACCTAGTCTCTAgagaattttgtctttttaaaatgttactgGAGAGTCTAAGCAAtagaacagagaaaaagaaaaaggcagaaaggcagatatacagagaaagaaaaagagaattttaCATCAAACTTGCAGAAGAGATTTGCACCTGTAAAATTATTCCCCATGTAGAGGACTCATCAAGACAGCTGGCAAATCTGGGGTTAATCATTACTGAAAATAAGACATCAtatcttttcagtttaatttataCTGAAGGGCAGTAAAGATTTATGCTTAGGGAGAAGGATAAACTGTTATTTTCATAGGGTGGTTTACTCTTTGAAAGTTTCATTTCTAAGGGTATATAGCTACAGATGATCCAAGTACAGAACATCCCTAGGTCTCCTTAATCGAATTCTGATTATGTCACTTACCTCCCCTTCCTAGACTACAATGCCTACTTCCTAAGTTTCTAAAATGTTCTATGTTTAAGAATTATGAAAATATTGAACTATAGCCACTTCTCAATTGTATCTTTTTATGGTGTGGTGCTTTGCTTGCATCCAACCTGGGCCTCACACATTCCAGGCAAGTGATTCACTCTTGTGTTACACCCCCAACGTTAGTAacatttttgggtttgtttttaatCACATCTGGtcgtgttcagggcttacccttggtcctgtactcaaggatcactcctggcaagttcacaggtgatggggattgaatccaggtcaggtgtttgcaaggcaaacaatccactgtactactgctcctgcCCAGTcatgaacttattttattttattgcttttatgctacacctggtgacgctcatggtttattcctgggtccgtgttcaggaatgactcctggcaggggttcacatgggatggcaggaatcaaacaggttggctacatgcaaagcaaatgccttatccactgttctattgAGATTTtccagtaaatttttttaaaagacaaaatgctCTAGAGATTTCACTAGGTTAGTTAATACCGTTTAACTAAATTTAGTTTCATTTCCTTTCAGTGTTTAAAAGGAGAGGATTTTATCCTACAGTATTTCTAGTTTCTGCTcatcacattttaatttaaaaaaaaatgcagtgagTTCAACTTTTTTCTCATGGAAAGATTATGTCTTTCTTATATTTGTGGAAAAAATTAATTCAGGAATATAAATCAGAGGGTGTTTCTTATTACTATATAGCTCCATTCTATTGTATTTTCCAATTACagtaaagaaagatgaaaagaactCTCTGTCACTAGCTAGTTTTTTAACAAAAATAGCATTCACTGCTTCTCTGGTTTTAGGCAGCATCTGAAGCTCTCTGCAGTTCGATCTTGTGATTATTAACTCACTTCCCAGCAGTATCTTATACAGGCCCATTATCtactatcaatatttttatagcCTATGAAAAGTTCTGTTAACTTCCTGTTAAAAGGGAGGCAACagggtttttctatttttttaagtagaCAAATATGTACTCTACAAATTTGTTTGCCTGAGGAGGtaaaagggaggggaagaggagcaCAGCATCTGCTGTCTTGCTGGCTCACTGTTTGGTTAATAAT is a window from the Suncus etruscus isolate mSunEtr1 chromosome 16, mSunEtr1.pri.cur, whole genome shotgun sequence genome containing:
- the ATOH1 gene encoding transcription factor ATOH1 — encoded protein: MSRLLRAQDWAEGKDLGDPHRHPQPHVHSQLQQQQPPATLQDRDPPVVYPAELSLLDSTDPRAWLAPTLQGLCAARATQYLLRSSELSASAGPAAREEEVDSGGELVLRGSNGSSKSPAPLKVREQLCKLKGGLVAEDLGCHRQRAPSSKQVNGVQKQRRLAANARERRRMHGLNHAFDQLRNVIPSFNNDKKLSKYETLQMAQIYINALSELLQTPAAGEASTPPQPAACKTDHHHLRAAVHYDYDSGSSTTAAAASSGALSTPGPAQRPAPPGSCRTRFPGPASAGGGYPVPLDALHFSTFEGSALAAPSNLSPSLPAGLLPPGQEESSKTSPRSHRSDGEFSPRSHYSDSDEAS